The window aagatgaggggtaataggctggcatggtatgggcatataatgcggagggaagaaagccatgtcactagaagaatgttaagtatgcatgtggaaggaaaaaagaggagaggacgaccaaagaaaaggtggatggattgcgtgaaagaggatatgcgtgaaaaagaagtggataatacgttgacgaatgacaggaatgagtggaagaagaagacatgttgtgccgaccccacgtagcgtgggataaggtaaggaagaagaagaacagttactgcaattagaaacagatggcgccactatgaaagattagctgacgtctctataccagtatatataatgtactctgtggtggtGGCAATTGGTATATTCaacccgtatattcaatgtactctgtgattgGTATGATTGGTGGCCGCCAGCAGGGTCTTAACAGATAGaactaatgttgtttagtataaaaaatctctataattttagtttgtgcaattagaactagatggcgttttatcaaaaaataaattacggtgcgacaaggctatcttggcgcgtggtgaaatcGGAACCaacggtgccgtcaagtgtcccctttgttcttgtttgaatattctaagcctttgttctccaatagcgcccccctgtcaatgtcaatcaagtggcaagagagccttgtcgcactgtagtctggtatctctacgacttcccataaagcaaattaagaagatgaagaagatctctacgactcaaaaagttttatttactactaggtgctactagccacaggacactattactcctatgctactagctgaagcccgcgacttaatccgcgtggaattaggtttttaaaaacactgatggaattctttgattttccgggataaaaagtagcctatttcactctctaggtctatatctatatctatacccatagactatatgtatagtctatagtatacccatgcaaaaaatcacgtcaattcgttgcacgttgcgacttgattagaggacaaaccaacaaacaaacacactttcgcatttataataagggtactatagcaaccttgaaatccatgtttgtgccacatttttgtttacgcagtgttactgcatccgtgatccatccattcaagtgtactgctgggatattcacttataaattcatgctaaattcaacataacctaatacctatagagaatgcagtacaaaaatcatgtgtaaagaaaaaaagaaaatttagttttaaataataaattacgggttttgttttattaccttaACTTTCAGTACTTACTGAAAgtacttctttcaatgtataaaataataaataatgcggccGAACTAAGAATAAGACTGAATTTCTGCCATATTGCGACGTGTACCTACCTTTTGGATcttaaaaaactagtatccaaggccggaaaaaattaaaaataaattacatacaatagttactgcaattagaaacagatggcgccactacgaaagattagctgacgtctctataccagtatatataatgtactctgtggccgCCAGTGGCcgccaaaataaaattaagtggatgtttttgtgaaaaaatgttaaattaaatgttattttcatattcaattcaattaaatcGTTTTATAAAAGTATGACCACAATGTCTACAACCGCCATACTGAATTCTGTTCGGAATTTTTTGGCTTCACTTTATATGCTAGCTGATGAAGATTGGATATCAGGGTGAGTGCTGggaaaacttttttattacagCTTTAAAGCAAAATTTCGCCAGCACGTCTcttttagaaagaggttttggcttcgtagagcgttgtcttaaACTtcgcacttcagcttcgcaacccgttgagctatttcggttactctagttctcctacggatctcctcatttctgatttgatcacgtagagaaactccaagcatagctctctccatcgcccgctgagtgactcgctttcttatgaggcccatagttctCAACATGTCTCAGATCCATGTCATCAGATCAATAATTAGCATGGATTATTATTAGATTTAGAGGACATGATAttaagctacaatatcaattattGCCAtcatcaaatccattaaaacactttgtgaccaacagagttgttcacatatggaatattgcctaaggatgtggttatgtcaagttctgttaaccagttcaagaatagattggaaaaacatttggaaaattcgaagcacttctgatatagacgcatcagcgatagctgcttagtctattaaaaaaaaaattattacagatGTGTAAACTATTTCATGGAGGAGAGCGGCTGCACGGACATAAAAGAGATACAAAGCCAGGCCAAGGAACAATGGTTACTGAACAATTTGACAGACATATGTCCTGGATCGCTGCCTGCCAATCTGAGCTCCACGCACAAGACTTGTTTGATTGGTCGATTTGTGTTGCAAATCAATGCTGTCTGTGATATTGGTTAGTATTTCAAGAATAACAGAAAAGAGATATTCAAATCTaatcacaatttatttatttcatgaagGAAAACTAGTGTTTTTAtgctatttgtatttttttgggttcctgaaaaatttcatgactctaagtcaacgggaagtaggtagtaccctgtaggtttcttgacagacagacaacaaagtgatcctataagggttccgtttttccttttgcggtacggaaccctaaaaatttcttttatttctcctattgtatttattttcagGTACTCCTGCCTACCAACAGTATTTGAAACTTCAGAAAGTTAATACAGAAAACATTGACGCCACTACCAAGTTTGATGATAAAGTCCCAAGTCATAGGTGATTAGTAATTTTTTCAACTACCAAATTTTTGGTATTCCATACTTAATTCCAGCTGCTATAGAATATGACTGCTACAGCCTACTATTTTTACtcacgatcaacccattaccggcccactagtctgccacgctggcccaatgcaaataggcaaacttcacacacctttgagaacattatgtagaactctcaggcatttaggtttcctcacaatgtttatcttcaccgctaaagtaagtgatgtttaattgttttaaaaacgcacataactccgaaaagttagaggtgcgtgcccgggatcgaacctccgaccgaagaaggcggacgtattaaccactacgctatcactaCTATTGCTACTACTTACTATGAACTTAAATTATTGACAAAAGATCATGCTACATTCTTAAATGTAGACTGAgccacgtacagtacgcggccaaaaggaGATAGTACCTtgggagatagcaaatttgtagagcactgtctctgtcgttgagactgacaaaacgtcatataggtttgagtgacagagacctTGAGAGACCAGAGAAAAGGACACTTGCCCActgctttattatttttaaaactatttaactTTGCTTTGTGTTTTCAGGATGATAAAGTTGTGCATGACGGACGGCAAGCAGGAGGTAGCTGGCATTGAGTATAAGCCAATGAGAAACTTGAGTCTCGACATTACGCCGGGGTGCAAAGTTTTGATaaaaggtatattttattttagcgtttaaactatcgtgtgATGTGATTCCTCATTtcctcttcttcttccttaccttatcccacgctacgtggggtcggcacaacatgtcttcttcttccactcacttctgtcgtTCGTCAACGTACCTACTATCCACCctttttacacgcatatcctctttcacgcaatccatccacgttttctttggtcgtcctctcctcctttttccttccacatgcatacttatcAATTCTTCatgtgacatggctttcttccctccgcattatatgcccaaaccatgccagcctattacccctcatcttttcttctatccatccttgtcactcCACGCATGTAATTTTCCAATATACCTATATCACTGAagtcccgcggggtgattacgtaagaCTTTGCAGTAgtgacagcaacgcgacagcagtagcaatccgacagttcatttgctatcttcttcttattttgctttgtggctattgctgtctctctctagccggacgtttgacagcaatgatcgcgagatttacgcctatAGCAAGCCTGTCGCgggatacgtaatcaccccgccagtgaaaaaggaccctggatgggttcgaaattAGTCTggctaacgttgactaaacacgtgagtaaacccagtgtgatatatgtataaaaggtaTGTTGTATCAGCCACCCACACTAAGCCTGGGATTATTttacttgactgactgactgactggactgaACCGGTCCAGACCCAACAgggatgaatcgggctgaacCAAATTGGGTAAAACTGGACTAGACCGGATACGTTCGAGCTGGACTGAATTAGACCAAAGTGGTCTGACCGAAATGACTTCAATCGAAAATTGTATACATTGtgacagtacacggcagaaaataatgtatatcgaccttattttttatagatttattaattaatttattttgaagattctgtaattttatgtaagtaattattaatttaactcCACTTAGgcgaaatattaaataatacgTCATATACCATTAAAGTTATTTGTAGAATTTATAAAGCTCTTAAACTGATATTCTAACTTTATGTCACCTGCGTTctcatgaataaattattatttgtttatttatttatttataggtccAGTGGAATGCCGTCGCGGCATGCTGCTGTTAACAGAAAGCTGCATAGAATTGCTCGGTGGTGAAGCGAGCGACCTGAGCGATAACACACAGGCCTGTCTCTTGTCTGACAAGTTGGGATTACCCGTCGCACAAGGTAacttatattcatcatcatcatcatcgtcaatcgATAAACATCCACAGCTagacttaggtctcttgtagggacttccgttcatgatgatgacgattccGTTGACGATGAAGTTGATTTGACCCTATATTCGTAAATGTTGATTGTGTAaagaatatataaataatactttAAATAAACTAATTCATAGTTTATTTAAAGTATTACAATTGCGTTGCTCAGTAATTAATTTAGATGGTTGTTATCTAAATTAATTACTgagctaaatatataaaaggagaaagtgactgactgactgatctatcaacgcttagttcaaactactggatgattGTGTAATATTTAATCTATTTAATTTCAGAAACGAATTTAGATTCAACGTTGAACCATCCAAGGAACACAAATATACCAAGTCCACACACTCAAATGCCCCCGCCAATAAGTGAACCAGTATTGGAGCCAACGTTTGACCAAACGTCCAGACCAATCGCCCGAGTGACGGGCGTACAAGTCTCAAACTTTGCGGACGACGACATAGACTTTGACGAACTCAATGCTATTGAAGCACAGTACTGCGAAAATCGTATGAAACGACCCTCAGAAACGAATATACACAATCgagaaaagaaattaaaaacgaATCCTACACATAGTACAAATAGAGTTCAAAATCCTTCAAACGAAACCAACTCTACAAGTAGCACCAATaagattcaaaattattttaaaatgaaccCTACGCTACCTACAAATACAGTTGAAAATCATATGAAAACAAACCCTACACTTACAGGTGTAAATACAGTCGAAGATTATCCTGACGATGCAGACATGTGCTTCGAAGATGAAGACTATTTGAGGGAAATAGAAGCTAAGTTAGACGCAAAAGAAAATGAATTCAGTTCGCATATAACTAAAGTCCAAATTCCAGTGTCGTCGGAACCGTTTGTTTATATAAAACAGATTGAAAATTTGAGTGATtctattaaagtaggtagggtTTTCAAAGTCAAAGGGCAGATTCTGAAGTTACTTTCGAAGTTGTCAGTCAGTAAAGAGGGTTGGACCTTAAGGTGTACCATTGTGGATGGTACGGGGAGCCTAGACGTGGACTTTACGAGTGATGTGCTATCCAAATTGGTCGGTTATACTCCACAAGAGATGATCCAGTTGAGGAAACAGATCGGTAGAAAACCAGAGATTAGGGGGATGTTTGAAACGGTAAGATTATAGAAATAATTGAATCGTCAACAAGTGCCTTATAGCAcaactaaataaaaaatgcgaaaaccgtaaatttgtggttggTGGCCCTATGGATagcgctgtccgtcattaaaGGTAATTTGAtagatccagccgcgaaaattcaaattttagttagtttttcaaaaatagtagactaatcatacatcgaaggcttatggtaatgagttttgcgggcataacatttatgcatctacatgtttttccatataaactttggtcaaaaatactcatttatatcacatatttgtgcaaatctgggaaaattcagaaaattatcattcaggaacaaatatgaacaaaatgagtatttttgaccaaagtttttatggaaaaacatgtagatgcataaatgttatgcccgcaaaactcattaccataagctttcGATGTATGATGAGTC of the Maniola hyperantus chromosome 19, iAphHyp1.2, whole genome shotgun sequence genome contains:
- the LOC117991235 gene encoding recQ-mediated genome instability protein 1-like, with the translated sequence MTTMSTTAILNSVRNFLASLYMLADEDWISGCVNYFMEESGCTDIKEIQSQAKEQWLLNNLTDICPGSLPANLSSTHKTCLIGRFVLQINAVCDIGTPAYQQYLKLQKVNTENIDATTKFDDKVPSHRMIKLCMTDGKQEVAGIEYKPMRNLSLDITPGCKVLIKGPVECRRGMLLLTESCIELLGGEASDLSDNTQACLLSDKLGLPVAQETNLDSTLNHPRNTNIPSPHTQMPPPISEPVLEPTFDQTSRPIARVTGVQVSNFADDDIDFDELNAIEAQYCENRMKRPSETNIHNREKKLKTNPTHSTNRVQNPSNETNSTSSTNKIQNYFKMNPTLPTNTVENHMKTNPTLTGVNTVEDYPDDADMCFEDEDYLREIEAKLDAKENEFSSHITKVQIPVSSEPFVYIKQIENLSDSIKVGRVFKVKGQILKLLSKLSVSKEGWTLRCTIVDGTGSLDVDFTSDVLSKLVGYTPQEMIQLRKQIGRKPEIRGMFETALQQAKIKLEVLYCIIELTMLETPKITRLIPFEDFHVDSLKSRLQASGL